A window of Gymnogyps californianus isolate 813 chromosome 28, ASM1813914v2, whole genome shotgun sequence genomic DNA:
TGACCACCACCTCATGCTGAGATGCCCCTAGAGGACAACTGTATTGTGCCCCGCTCCCAGATTCCTGCTGCCTTGTTGCTCAAAGATCCCAGGAAACAGCCTGTTGTGTCTGGCCCTTGTGCTGGAACCCACGGAGCAGCTGAGAAAGTTGCATCTTGCTTCCAATTTCCTGTCATCCAGGATGGCTCCTGGGTCCCAGTATCCACAAATCAAAGCCAGAATGGAGGAAAGAGAGGTCTCCGGCAGTTTTGACATACAAGGAGAAATCAATGGCCACAGCATGCTTCACTGTATGTGCCAGCCAGAAGAGAGAGTGGACTGCCTATCAATGTTAATAGGATGAGAGTGGCTGCACCTTCGAAATATTCACTGAATTTGTGTTGCCAGGGAAGAAATTTCGAACAACAGTAGAGGAGAGAACTCCCTCAAGGACACGGCTGTGAAACATTGGCCCAAGTGGAtcagaagagagaggcagagaaaaatgaatggagggagagaaagagcaaggaagggaaggatggagaaagaaaagcagaagttagTCTGCAGTGATCTGGGCCCCATGGCCATGTTCCAGGCAGTGCTTGCTGCTCCTCTTATGGCTCTGTCAGAAAGGCCCAGATACAACTAAGCTGAGTCAGGCCACAGGGGCGTTGACAGGAATCAGGGTGCCAGTCCTGTGCAACAGAGCAATGGGGGCAGGTGGGGACCTCTCAGGAATTGGCAACAACATGTCCCAGTAGAGAAGCCCTGCATCCCTTGGGCCTCAGGGCCAGTCTCTGATGAGTCCCCGATGTGTCTTTTTgtcctcaccagtgccaaggTTAGGGCACCTCTTCTGAAGGAGCAGTTCTGCAGGTAGAGCACCAGCTGTCCTCACACATGGGAATCCTTGGATGTCTGGTCAAGGATTGCAGGGCTGGAAGGAACTTGGCCTTCCCTGCCAACAGGGCTGAAAACAACCCCATAGGAGTGCCCGAGGCCAATGTCTCCAGCCTGCAAGGGAACCCTCCAGCACTTCAGATGCACCTTATGATAGCAATGACATGCTCCTGCCATGGAAATTCTTGGAATTCTCATTCCAGTCCTCAAAGTAAATATCCATGGGGGAATGAACATGGCATAAACACAGGAATCAAAAGATAGCAATGCAGGAATCTGAAACACAGGCCATATCATTAGCTGGCATGTTTTGCAACTCATATGAGCCTTTCAGAAAATTACTGCTTCCACAAAGGATTCCTCTAGGCCTGGAGCAGTGCAGGACCAGGCCAATTCTTAACTCTCTCATCTACTTtactctccttttcctccttgtgaAACAGGTGAGTTGGAAGCTCTGTTCTCTTCCTTCAGGATGTGGTCTTCTCTGAACAGACATCTCAGCTCAGTCCTGTGATGAAGCGTGGGGCTGCCTGTAATGGAAGGGGGAAGTGGGTACAAGGTCTAGTATAAAGCAAGACTGAGGATTTGATTAAGTGGATTCTGAGCTCTGGTCTAGACAGAAGCCATCTTGGGCCCGGCTGCTCTTTGTAGTGTCCTTGGGACCTAGaggaaaggaattaaatatGCCTCCCTGCATAGCCTCTACCTCCTCACACAGCAGGTACCTTGATCTCTCATTGTGGGATGACAGTCTGCTCCTCATCATATCCCAtgctctccttttccctgccctctctcccaggtgcacCTCTGGCCCAGAGACATGTCCTGCTACAACCAGTGCCTGCcgtgccagccctgcagccaaaTCCCACTGGCCAACAGCCACAACaagccctgtgtcaggcagtgccagaacTCCACTGTCGTCATCGAGCCCTCCCctgtggtggtgaccctgctcagccccatcctcagctccttcccgcagAACACTGTTGTGGGATCCTCCACCACGGCCGCTGTTGGCAGCATACTTAGAAAGCTCAAATTCAAGAAGAGTCAGTATGCACTGTGAGGGCCCTGTCCTGGGAAAAAGGAATGACTGtaaaagagaggagaggagaggagaggagaggagaggagaggagaggagaggagaggagaggagaggagaggagaggagaggagaggaggggaggggaggggagggaggggaggggaggggaggggaggggagaggagaggaggggaggggagaggagaggagaggagaggagaggagaggagagagaggagaggagaggagaggagaggagaggagggaggggagggaggggaggggaggggaggggagcggaggggaggggaggggagcggaggggaggggaggggaggggagggagcggaggggagggaggggagcggaggggaggggaggggaggggaggggagcggaggggaggggaggggaggggaaaatagGAGCAGTGGAGatgaaagggagggaaggaaatgcaaagcaagGCAAGGGCAATATATAACAGCTCAATGTGTCACcatgcaggagaaaagcagcactgcttgGCACAAATGTGTACTCTGACAAAGATGCTGCCCTGTCTCCTGTTGTGTGCTGGGTGGCCAGAGAAGTTCACCAGGGAGCCTTTTGCCCTGCTGGGGATGGCTGTGAGGGTTGTGCCCATGGCCGCCTCCTTTGTCTCCTTCTGCCTGAGCACTGCAGTTCCAGTTCTGGGAACTGTCAGCAGGTTCCTACCCGCCTGTCTTAGGTGTGTGGCTCCCCATGGGCAGCCTGGCCTGGAGTTTTACAAGAGGCATCAGTTTACCAGCGGGTAGGAGTGCCTCCGGAGTGGGACGATGGGCTCTTCTTCCTAATGCTGCTGGAGCACCCTGGGGCAGGACAAGGCCCCAGACACACTGATGGTGTTGGTGTTGGTAGGGGACTGCCCGAGAGAGCCCAGAGAGCGGAGGAGGCCCAACAGGTGCACCAAGGCCTCCCCAGAGCAGCATTAGGAAGAAGAGTGtcaaaagcagcagtgctgaccACCTGCCTGTGGAGACAACGGCCAGTGACCATCAGAGAGAGCTTGGagggtgggagaagggggaCGCGGCACATCGTCCCACTCCGGAGCTCTTTGGCATCCAGGCAAggagtgcagggctgggagcagcgggGCCCTTCCTGCCAATGGGGCTGCAAAGAAGCCCACACGAGTGCCCCAGGCCAATGGCCCCAGCCTGCACACGACTCCTCCGGCACTTGGGACTCATCTTCTGCTGGCACCGATGTGCTCCTGTCCCAGAAATCCTTGGGCCACCCACCCCAGCACTGAAAAGGAGCCTTGAAGGGGGAACGGGTACGGCcaaacaaggaaatgaaaaggcagcCGTGCAGgaaaccaaaacacagcgcGTATCATTAGCTGGgatgttttgcatttcagatgagCTTCTGAGAAAATTATTACTTCCACAGAGGCTTCCTCTGGACCTGGGGCAGTGCAGGACCAGTATAAAAGCCACCCCCCGCTCTTCACTGTCTCATCTGCTTCGCTCCCCTTCTTCTCCTTCGGAAGCAAGTGAGTTGGAAGCTCTGTCCTGTACTGGGGCTTGGGGCTGCCTGTCCTGGCAGGGGAAGCGGGGAGAAGGTTTGGCGTGGAGAGGGCCTGGGCCTGGGCTGAGGGGACTCTTGGGCTCTTGGCTAGGAAAGAGCTTTCCTGGGCCTGCCTCTCTTTGCTCGGTGCCCAGGGGGACAGGCAAAGAGGCACGTGGGCCTCCCTGCACAGTCTCCGGCTCCCCAGCCAGCACGTGCTTTGGCTTCCTCGTGGTGGGCggacaggctgctcctcacacGCCCCTgtgctcctccctgccctctcccccagGTGCACCTCCAACCCCGCGACATGTCCTGCTACAACCagtgcctgccctgccagccctgcggcccgaccccgctggccaacagctgcaacgagccctgtgtcaggcagtgccagaacTCCACTGTCGTCATCGAGCCCTCCCctgtggtggtgaccctgcccggccccatcctcagctccttcccgcagAACACCGTTGTGGGAtcctccacctccgctgccgttggcagcatcctcagctctgagggagtgCCCATCAACTCTGGGTGCTGTGACCTCTCCTGCATCAGCAGCCGCTACTGCGGCAGAACATGCCTCCCCTGCTAAAGCTGCCACAGGTGGCCCACAGAAGGACCCCCAGGAACCCAGAAGACGGTAACGGACTGAGCATGGAGATCCTGGCCATCGCTTTCAGAGGGACTGAGCATCCATGGCTCCACCtgcaaaggcaggcaggaagagGCACGCCTGGGCTCTCTGAAAACATGGCCCTTGCCTAACTTGCctgtttctcactctcttttctctctgtcttttctctgttgtCTTCTGCTCCCCTGGGCCGTGATCACCTGCTAAGCCCCATCCGAGGAAGGACCTgctgcccctctccctctcaggggcaggcaggcaggcaggcaggcagacgCCCGGTGCGAACGCCACCCTGGCCAAGGGGCAAAGACTCCTAGCTACCCCGGTGCTCCCTGCACCATGGCCCCCACTCAGAGgacctcctttccctcttttgactcattaaagttctgctgcatcTCAGCCTGGGCCTCTGCGTGGTCCTTCTCCCTCCGGACgctctccccagctgccagaGAGAAAGGCGTCGCTCTGGGGAGATCTTGCAGGCACAAAGGAGAGCCATCGGCATTCCCGGAGGAAGGGGAGGGTGAGACACAGGCAGTGGGCTCCTTTCAAGACACTGTCCCTCGCAGCTGAGGAAGACGTCCCtggctcctgcagagccagcagccgTCAGGGCCTGCCTTGCTGCATCCCTGCACACAAATGCCCTCCTCAGCCTTCGAGAACGCCCTGCAGATGATGGGGAGCCCAGCCAGTGCCCGAGTGAGGagtccctctccccagctgcactGGCGGGTGGCGGTGGCACTGGGAGCTGCTTCTGCATCCAGCCGCACCTGTGAGCCCTCCCTGGCAGGCGGCTCTTGCTTCAGGAGGGCCCCTCTCCCTGTGGCAGGTGTggtagtggtggtggtggttgcaTGACGGGTTGCTCCTCACACACCCCTGTGCTCCTCCCTGCCATCTCTCCCAGGTGCACCTCTGGCCACAAGACATCTCCAGCTACAACCCCTCTCTCCCTCAGCCGAGGAAGAGAGGTGGGCTATTCCTTGCCCACCTCCCTTTGTGGCTTTCTACTACAAGTTGTTGCTTCTGCAGCATTTCGGCTCTCCCTGCATTGACTTAGGCTTCTTTTTAGGTCTTGCAGGGATTTTGTCTAtccccagccaggctgccaGCATTTCCTCCAACACAGCTAGAAGAGGCGGAGTTTCTAAGTGCAGATGCAGTCTCTTTCCTGACAGCTCATTCTCTGTCTCTCTAGGTATGCATGTAGAAACAGTGCATAGCAGGATTTGCGTTATCTGCAAAAGAGATGTGCAGAGTCTTGTTCCCCCTCTCACGCCCATTGCTCACAACACGTCTCCCATCCTTTGCCACGTGCCATCTGCGGCCTCCGTCCGCCAGGTAGGATAGCTCCCGGTTTTGCCAGAGGGTCAGGactcccctcttccccctccaaCGCTGACAGTCCCACCGGCCcactgccctgctcctccccagcctgACACCCGTGTGTCACCAGCCTCTGCCAGTCCCACCAAGGCTGCCGGGAAAACCTGGAGACCATGTCACGCTCTCCACTCAACAAGGTGCCCAGGGAGCTCCCAGGAAGTGGCAGCTGAAGCTTGCCACCTCGTgtgctctcctccctctgccagctCAAAGCCGCCTCCAAACCTCAGCCCAAAGGGTGGAACAAAACGCTCTGAGGGCTGCCTGGGATCCCACACCTCTGCCCCAGGGAGCCTTTCTACTCACATTGCCTAGTGGTTAAAGCACTTGCTTGGCCAAACTAAGGGAATCAAGCAGCCACCTCTGCTGGGCCCCAGGCTCCCCAGTGCCAGAACCAGGTTTTCCAGCGCTGGGAGCCTCCAACTGGTGCAGCCAGGCCACAGCTCGACCTTTCAAAATCCTCTCGGTCACAAGGGCCCTGAACATCCTCGCAGGCACTCCTACCCGCTGGTAAACTGATGCCTCTTGTAAAACTCCAGGCCAGGCTGCCCATGGGGAGCCACACACCTAAGACAGGCGGGTAGGAACCTGCTGACAGTTCCCAGAACTGGAACTGCAGTGCTCAGGCAGAAGGAGACAAAGGAGGCGGCCATGGGCACAACCCTCACAGCCATCCCCAGCAGGGCAAAAGGCTCCCTGGTGAACTTCTCTGGCCACCCAGCACACAACAGGAGACAGGGCAGCATCTTTGTCAGAGTACACATTTGTGCcaagcagtgctgcttttctcctgcatgGTGACACCAATCCCAACCCTTACCTCGCCCTCTCCATCCAGCTCTTCTCGGGACATTCAACTCTACTTCCTTCTTCCCGGGGCTTTCTGCCCACATGGCAAGTCTGTCTTTCTTACCTGAGAGAAGGCCACTGGGCTGAAGCCGCCACTGATGACACAGGTTGTATTTTGTATGGtggaggggaaggcagcacACTGGGAATGGTAGAAAGATTGTCAGCGACATCCCACAAGGAACAGCTGTCCGTACCACATAATCGATCAGCCATGGATTTTAGCGATGATCCCCCAACAGAATAGCTCCTCCTCTTCATGACTTCTCCATGCCTTTTCGTATCATAACTACCCAGTTGCCATCCCCACAAAGTGGAGGGGCTGCCATGGAAAACTCAGAGTAAATGCCAGTGATTTTCACCAGAGAGTCCTGTCTCTGTACAGCAGCTGGCAAGCATCTTCACAGCTCTCTTGCCTTGTGAGCAGTCCTTTATAGTGGGATGGACTTTGCTCACCAAGTGGTCCCACTGACTGTAGCATGAGGTGCCCACAGAGCCCCACCACTGACAACCAAGTCCCAAGGAAGCCCGAGCTGGGTTGCACCGCCTTGCACCTCCAGAGCAGCCATCTCTTCACCACGGAAGCCATGTACACTGACCAAGGCAATCACACATACTGCCCGCAAATTACTTGTTTCGTCAGAGTAATTCCACACGTACTTGTTACACATGGGCATTGTGTCAAGAAAAGCCAAGCGATCCCTGCGGATGGAGAACAACTCATGAACGACATCCCTCAAAAGAGCTCTACACCTTCCCTTGCCCTGCATTGTCTTGCCTTGATTtacttttccttgctttgccttgctttttcttgccttgctttttcttgctttttcttcccttcccttcccttcccttcccttcccttcccttcccttcccttcccttcccttcccttcccttcccttcccttcccttcccttcccttcccttcccttcccttcccttccttcccttcccttcccttcccttcccttcccttcccttcccttcccttcccttccctctcttcctttcccttcccttctctcctctgaaTGTTTCCCATCCAGTGTGTAGATCCTTCTCCACTGTTGGTGCAACCGCTCCTTCTTCATcccacctgccctgctcctgaAAGAAACTTGTCCCAATTGCACACTCCCAGTCCTTCCACCATCCTTGTACATCCTGGTGAATACCACTGGAAGACTGGTGACCCGTGTGTCACcagttggaaggcacctctggaggtggTCAGGTGcaaccctcctgctcagagcagggtcaacCGGAGCAGGTTGATCAGGACACTGCCCTGTGTGGTTCTGATtgtctccaaggacagagacacCACAAGCTGCCTGGGCAACATCTCCTGGGCTTGGCCACCCTCACAGTAGAAGAGTTTTTCCTCATGCCAGCCTCATTTCCAGCCGCACTGGCGGTTGGCAGTGGCACTGGGAGCTGCTTCTGCATCCAGCCACACCGGTAAGCCCTACTTGGCACGCAGCTCTTGCTTCAGGAGGGGTTCTATTCCTCTGGCTGAGGCTTACATGCCCCAGCATTTCAGAGTCCTTTCCCAGGAAAAGCCCCAGATGGAAGATGCAGCCGACCAGATCCGCAGGTGTGGAAAAAACTTTCACCCAGCAGGTAATTGGCTGGTTACCGTGTTCAGCCAGGATGTTTAGCCCATCCTTAGCCTCCataccagaaagaaaatctgcagtgaTGCGACTTCTTGTGGTAGGAATCTGCTTCTCATGGACAGCTGCCCACATCTGCCTGATGGTATGTTACCAGGTTGAGCTCTCCACTAGAGCCTTGGAATCTGGTCCCACTGGAAAACAACAGGGCAGGTGGAACCTcaggaggaaggacaggtgAATGCTTCTGAGTATCACAGGGTTTGCAGGCAGTATTGTGAACAGGCCCTCCAGATACAATCACAAAGCCATGCAGCTCCTCCAGGAATGACGGGTTGAACTCTAGTGTTGCCCAAACTGTTTAGAATCAGTTAATTCACAGGAAACACCATGGATAACATTAGATattatttctctgaatttgAACTTGGCTGTTCAGAGTCATCTCTGTGGCTGCATAAATAATTCAATacccacaaacaaaacccacaacttcCCAAGTGCTAACATTCTAGATGGTCACCCAGTAACCATATGAGCTGCACTTTGAAGTCCTTTGGAATCCCAAAAGATCTGCTTACTGGGAACCGGTGCAGGAATGTGGTCGTTTGGGCCATCACTTCTCACTGTATAGATTGCTGAAGCCGGGCTGATGGCACTGAGAAACAGAGATCCCCACAGCAAGTTGGGCTGGCCGGGGTCCCATGAACCCCTGTTTCCCCACAGATAACACAGCAGATTCAAACCAGTTTTCAGCTGCATCTGGCTCATTTCTACAATTCAATTTCACTGAGGCTCTGTTAAGGTGACTTGGCTTCCCTATTATTGCCAGCatttacatattcttttttgttaaatttgaaaaaaaaatcaactttctcCCTCAACTCAAGGTAGTAATTAAAGCATGGGCACCCCTCAGGCATCCATGGTCACCCAGGTGCAAAGCAGGAATTCCTGAAGGCACCACTGGGCTCAAAATGGGGGTTCAGGCACACAGGGTCTCACAGACCAGACAAGGTTCCCGTTACGCTCCTCCATCCACGGTCTGGGGAAGAGCCACCATCTCTCTCCATCACTACAGATACTGGGTACCTTCTTACCATGCCCAGACACCAAGGCTTCACCTCCTTCCCACCAAGacctgcagcaccagcacctGGGCAAGTCAACAGTGCCCatgcagctccagctcctcacCCTGCCCATGTTCCCTAGGATTCCCCACTCCCTCCTGGCCCCACAGGCAGTCACTTGGCTCAAGCACCAGTCCTGCCAGAgggacacagcagcacaggatgCTCCTGTTGTTTGCTGAGCCTCTTGACTGCTCTTTTTTCCAATTATAAGCAAATTGTCCCAAGGGTTTTCAAATACACTAGGAAACCTAGAGATCGGTGTGCAGTTGCAGGACACTTTTTGGGATCATGGAAACATGATGGGATGGCTTGCTTGACTGCAGTGTTGCACTAGGGGGTTACAGGCCTGGAAGACAAGCAGGTGGAGCTGCTCTTTCTGTCAGAGAGtagctggagtgcatggagctctgcctgcgGATGGATGAGGAACTAAGTGCTTATTAAAGAGCAGACCAGTACTGGTGACATTGTAGTGTGTGTCTGCTATAGGCCACCTGAACAGCAAGAATgagtggatgaggccctctgAAGACAACTAGAATTagcctcacattcacaggccctggtcTTCATGTGTGACCTCAGCCATCCCAATATCTGCTGAAGGAACAATACAACAGGGCACAATCAATCCAGGAGATTCATGGAGGGCACTGATGACAACTTCCAGACCCAAGTGATAGAGCAGCCAACAAGGacaggtgctctgctggacctgaCACTCACTAATAAGGAGGGGCTTATTGGGGACGTGAAAGTCAAAAGCAGCCTTGGATGCAGTGACCTTGAAATGGTGGCATTCAGGATGCTGCgaagagggagcagggcaaaaaaggaagaagaaagcccTGAACTTCAAGAGAGCAGATTTTGGCCTTTCAGAGATCTCCTTGGAAAAGGTCCATGGGAtaaggccctggagggaagagggtgACAaaaaagctggttaatattcaaggatcatCTCCTCCAAGCTCAAAAGCAGTCCATCCCAAGTACATAAGTGGCAACAGAAAGACTAGGTGACTATTTTTATGTGGGCCAGCTGCTGAATGGGTCAGAGGCCCTGGTGATGGAGCACAtcaatttcttctttgtctcAGTCTTTACTTGCAAGACTGgtcttcaggaatcccaggccccaCAGACCAgggggaaagtctggagcaaggaagacataCCCTTGGTAGAAGAGGATCAGGTTAGACAATACTTAggcaaactggacatacatagCTCCGTTGGCCCTGATGGGACATACCCACGAGTGCTGAGGGAgttggctgatgtcattgtgaggccactGTCAATAATCTTTGAATGATCATAGTGACTGGGAGAGGTGActgaagactggaggaaagcaagtGACACTCCCATCTTGAAAAAGGccaagaagggggggggggggggctccagAATCCCCACGGAAAGCAAGAGCTGTTCCTGGCGTGGTCTCCCAGTGGAGTCCACACCTGCCTAGCTAGAAACGCCTGCTCTTCTGCACATGCCTGCTTGGCTATTGGGGATTTCATGGGTTTTGCCCCAATGGAGTTTTACACTTTCCCCTGGGGTCCCCAGTTTTCTGGAGGTAGTACTATTTTGGGGGGGAATAGAGGTCCTCAATATTTCTGCCAGTTGTTGCCTTCCAGTGGTGTCTGCAAATACTGTTCTGCATCATCCCATGGAGGCTAGCTGTGTCCTGTTCTGATAGGACAACCTTCAACCACAGCAAGGAACCAGTCTCCAGCAGGGTCTTTTGGACTGCCATAAACTCAGATGTGACAAGGACATCTTATTCCATGGGTGAAAGAATGAGGGATTGGCAGAGGAAGAATGAGGGATACCTCCCACACAACAGGGAGAGTGTGGGGTATTCATTAGTGTGCTCCACTGAGTGGTGTGGATGGCACAGCCCTGCACCCTGGAACAGGAAGGGGATGTGAAGGGACGGGTTGATGGGGAATTGGGGAAGGCCCCCCTTTTAGGACCCCATCCAAGATGACCACATACACCAACCACTGCAACGATAAGCTCTGATCATTTCAGTTCATTCTAAATTCCAGTTTTCTCCCAAAAAGCTCCAAAAAGTCATAATCATAatctttctcccccctccccccagtaAGGTCTGGAGCATTAAGGCTTCAGGATCGATTAGATGCCCCCACCCCACAAAAGTTCTGCACCTCTTCATCATTCAAAGAGTATCCCTGAATATGTGAAGGGTCCCAAGGCTGATGGAGCCTTGCCCAGCCAAGGAACTCCTCTCCTTAGAGTCCACTCCAGAGCTGTTTGCAGCCTGTCCTCCCACAGTCTCCTGAGATGGACAGGAGGAACAATGTGCCCAAGCCAGGGAGTGGGATAAGGGCTGTGAGAAAAtagggggggtggggggggggggtggggggggggtgaagTTATGACTGGGTTTTGGAGGGGAGGAATTGTCCACACACCCTGACTGGCAGAAAGACATCAagtttcaaaaagcaagggaCATGTTTGAGGGAACTTCCCCAGCACCCTCCTCACCCTACAACCACTGTAAGACACAGGAACTCATCTGTGACTGTGGTAGTGCCACAGCTCTCAAAAACAGTGAATACCCTATGAGGAGGGACTAGGGAAACAGCAGGGGCTGAGGTGAGAAGGTGAGCAGGGGAATTTTGGAAGCATGTTGTGAAGCCTCAAAAGTAACAAGGAGGAAGGCTTTGCAGTAAGTCACCATGAACAGAAGGGACAAATTGTCATCTAGCCCTTGTCAGGCTGGTTCTACTGCAGTCAATGTGATAACTTTAGGTCCTTTCTTTTGGACATGGCAAATGGATGTCATATGGTCTTTGATGAACAGATCGTAATTGCTCCTGAGGgacactgtcgtggtttaaccccagtcagcaactaagcaccacgcagccgcttcccccttccccctcccagtggggtgaggaggaggaaaggaaaaaaaaaaaagtaaaactcctgggttgagataagaacagtttaataactaaagtaaaatataatactaacaatagtaataatgaaataataataataataatagtaatgaaaaggaatataacaaaaaaggaaggggggggaagaaaaaaacagtgatgcacagtgcaattgctcaccacctgctggccgatgcccagttagttcccgagccgcaatccacgcctcccggccaactcccccctgtttatatactgggcatgacgttccatggtatggaatacccctttggctagttcaggtcagctgccccggctatgctccctcccagcttcttgcacacctgcttgctggcagagcatgggagactgaaaagtccttggctgaagataagcgctacttagcaacaactaaaacatcagagtgttatcaacatcattctcacactaaatccaaaacacagcactgtcccagctactaagaagagagttaactctgtcccagctgaaaccaggacagatgctCACCTAAGAAGGTGTCATCAGAGCTTAGCTTCCCGCTGCAAAGACATCAGCAGTTCTCATCCAGCATTCCCTACTCTTTCCAAATACAAACTCTGAATTCTTAATTCAAGGGTTTGCATCACAGCTAAAAGGCAGCATGAACATTCATTATAAACCCTTCCCAATGAGATTTGGGGATAATTTTCCTTACAAGGAGGTAGCAAAGTAGGCAATTCAGAAATGTTGCAGCCAGGAATCTCAGCCATGGGATGCAGAAAAACTCTCTCACTGCTGCTCCAGAGAGACCTCCTTGTGAGTGCAGCCACAGATATAAGGCACTGGGGCTAGTGTTTGTTATGATCCTGGTAAGAAAAGCACTCAGAGTCCATAAGGTATTgattaaaataccatttattGGACCtataacaagaaagaaaaagaggatttaCAATCTTAGATCCTTTCACATGCTGGGAACCCCAGGTTGTATAGCATTGGACAGACCTCCAATCAGGGTATGGCAGAGAATGCAGATCCTATCCATGGagaattttgctgttattttggCCCTTTGAGCTCTGTTAGgattttcttggaagaaaacaattctAGTCATCATTTCTACTCTCTACTGTTTAACCTCTTCATTAGTGACCTGGACAATGGGATAGAGTGCACCCACAGcaggtttgcagatgacacaaaactgggaggggTGGTACCATTGTGCTaccattcagagggaccttgacaggctggagaaatgaacGGACAAGAgtcatgcagttcaacaaagggaaatgcaaaatcctgcacctgcacctggggaggaataatcCCATTCACTGGTACAGGCTGGGGCTGACAACCTGATCAGcagttttggagaaaaggaCTTGAGGGTCCTGGTGGTGGACATCACATTGGACATGAACCAGCAATGCGCTCTTGTAACAAAGGCAGCCAATAGCATCCcaggctgcattaggaagagcattACCAACAGATCGAGG
This region includes:
- the LOC127026733 gene encoding LOW QUALITY PROTEIN: uncharacterized protein LOC127026733 (The sequence of the model RefSeq protein was modified relative to this genomic sequence to represent the inferred CDS: deleted 1 base in 1 codon); this encodes MSCYNQCLPCQPCSQIPLANSHNKPCVRQCQNSTVVIEPSPVVVTLLSPILSSFPQNTVVGSSTTAAVGSILRKLKFKKNELLRKLLLPQRLPLDLGQCRTSIKATPRSSLLICFAPLLLLRKQVHLQPRDMSCYNQCLPCQPCGPTPLANSCNEPCVRQCQNSTVVIEPSPVVVTLPGPILSSFPQNTVVGSSTSAAVGSILSSEGVPINSGCCDLSCISSRYCGRTCLPC